From a region of the Alnus glutinosa chromosome 1, dhAlnGlut1.1, whole genome shotgun sequence genome:
- the LOC133851850 gene encoding U11/U12 small nuclear ribonucleoprotein 35 kDa protein: MERERGNMSGSKVNAVFYAESYHPIQAGSIDGTDILPHDNAVYRAQLCSSAGLYEPFGDPKVIGDPYCTVFVGRLSHSTTEDTLRKAMSKYGRVRNLRLVRHIVTGASRGYAFVEYETEREMRRAYKDAHHSMIDDCEIMVDYNRQQLMAGWIPRRLGGGLGGKKESGQLRFGGREKPFRAPLRPIPFDDLKRLGIPPPPEGRYMSRFQDPSPPRRERSSVDREESSHKSSRDGRERTHKRSSVDGKERYHSRSSMDPEELSHRWSSVEREEYHGKRTSMERDDRSANMSSTGREERHHKRSSSDRTRKRSSKDEDGHSHKRHKHSSHSRRHERGSSSH; the protein is encoded by the exons ATGGAAAGAGAGCGAGGAAACATGAGTGGGAGCAAAGTAAACGCAGTGTTCTACGCCGAGTCCTACCATCCGATCCAAGCCGGAAGCATAGACGGCACCGACATTCTCCCCCACGACAACGCCGTTTACCGAGCCCAACTCTGCTCCTCCGCTGGCCTCT ATGAGCCCTTTGGAGATCCCAAGGTCATCGGAGACCCTTATTGCACCGTCTTTGTTGGCCGCCTCTCTCATTCCACCACAGAAGACACTCTCCGCAAG GCCATGAGCAAGTATGGGCGGGTGAGGAACTTGCGGTTGGTCAGGCACATTG TAACTGGTGCCTCACGTGGTTATGCTTTTGTTGAATATGaaactgagagagagatgcgGCGTGCATACAAG GATGCTCATCATTCTATGATTGATGATTGTGAAATTATGGTTGATTACAATAGACAACAGTTGATGGCAGGATGGATTCCACGAAGGTTAG GAGGGGGTCTTGGTGGTAAGAAGGAATCAGGACAACTTCGTTTTGGAGGACGGGAAAAACCATTTCGAGCTCCTTT GCGACCAATCCCGTTTGATGATTTGAAGAGGCTTGGAATTCCGCCTCCACCAGAAGGAAGATACATGTCACGCTTTCAG GACCCATCTCCCCCAAGAAGAGAAAGGAGTTCAGTGGACAGGGAAGAGAGCTCTCACAAGAGCTCTAGGGACGGGCGAGAACGCACTCACAAACGAAGTTCTGTGGACGGCAAAGAGCGGTATCACAGCAGGAGCTCCATGGACCCAGAGGAGCTCTCTCACAGATGGAGCTCTGTGGAGAGGGAAGAATATCATGGCAAGAGGACCTCCATGGAACGAGATGATCGTTCTGCCAATATGAGCTCTACTGGGAGGGAAGAACGTCATCACAAGAGGAGCTCTTCAGACAGGACTCGCAAAAGGAGCTCTAAGGATGAAGACGGACACTCTCACAAGCGTCATAAACATTCTAGCCATTCCCGTCGACATGAGAGGGGGTCCTCTAGTCATTAA